One window from the genome of Echinicola vietnamensis DSM 17526 encodes:
- the msrA gene encoding peptide-methionine (S)-S-oxide reductase MsrA has protein sequence MTTLPKTPLKAIPEGKQVATFGSGCFWCIEAVYQNLRGVEGIMPGYAGGFVEEPSYEAISRGTTGHAEVIQFFYDPHIISFQDLLEVFWATHDPTTVNQQGNDIGPQYRSAIFYHSEEQRNLAEEFKQLIEKAGVYDKPIVTEITEFSNFYPAEHYHVNYYENHPNQAYCQLMIKPKLEKLKKVFGQHTKLI, from the coding sequence ATGACAACACTTCCTAAAACACCCCTAAAAGCTATTCCTGAAGGAAAGCAAGTAGCCACCTTTGGTTCGGGATGTTTCTGGTGTATCGAGGCGGTATACCAAAATTTACGTGGAGTGGAAGGTATCATGCCCGGATACGCCGGTGGTTTTGTAGAGGAGCCGTCCTACGAGGCCATCTCCAGGGGCACGACAGGACATGCTGAAGTAATTCAGTTTTTTTATGATCCGCATATCATATCTTTTCAGGATTTATTAGAGGTTTTTTGGGCTACACATGATCCCACTACAGTCAATCAACAGGGAAATGATATTGGTCCTCAATATCGATCAGCCATTTTTTATCACTCTGAAGAACAGCGGAATTTAGCGGAAGAGTTTAAGCAACTCATAGAAAAGGCCGGCGTGTACGATAAGCCTATCGTTACTGAAATCACCGAATTCAGTAACTTTTATCCTGCCGAGCATTACCATGTAAACTATTATGAAAATCATCCTAACCAAGCCTATTGTCAACTCATGATCAAGCCAAAGCTGGAGAAGTTAAAAAAAGTATTTGGCCAACATACCAAACTGATTTAG
- a CDS encoding DUF6909 family protein encodes MRTRAQESRAAIERLYITMRHLFMRGNYKPLGVSGESLISALLVLRPEIYGLITESEKVEMDGLLYVMERLPRGIEECRYVRLISREGYEHADFEILIPSKRRRNCYRVDKEQMFVEMTRGKSDVYDILTHLTFLYIEAEKIRYNSTDSKGRIHLNWRRLENIVKKEENSEPFDKEAACSYLSHLTGRTFDEAQQAIRKFEASNNSNSLFSIVYHLGKLSMDESMHNIDREISFSATLRERIGHHFYGEMWAHNIKAILDENNLLHRPIHIISANLHSVLNTIYGHQALGLKDFDALEKVVQEISLNKKNNKAEQIISYARKHGYIEVPDLSGTNIGAQIIDTAKMTSSTLIPEVALPTEASKKPVIVVMDYAFGEQAYECFDELLKPFETGKQSIPLDVVSASIMGKAGILQGNKGDLMIPNSHVFEGTADNYPFKNQLKAADFEGYGLGVYEGPMITVLGTSLQNKDVLNYFLESSWKAIGLEMEGAHYQKALQAASKIRRSIRKNVKVLYAYYASDNPLMTGSTLASGSLGIEGVRPTYLITYKILEKLFQ; translated from the coding sequence ATGAGAACCAGAGCGCAAGAGTCCAGGGCAGCCATTGAGCGTTTATACATCACCATGCGCCATCTTTTCATGCGAGGAAACTACAAGCCACTAGGAGTTTCTGGGGAGTCCTTGATCAGTGCTTTGCTGGTCTTGCGTCCAGAAATTTATGGGTTGATCACAGAATCCGAGAAAGTGGAGATGGATGGTTTGTTATACGTCATGGAGCGGCTTCCTCGTGGCATAGAAGAATGCCGGTATGTTCGGCTGATCAGCCGTGAAGGCTATGAACATGCCGATTTTGAGATTTTAATCCCCTCAAAGCGTAGAAGAAATTGTTATCGCGTGGACAAGGAACAGATGTTCGTGGAGATGACGAGGGGAAAAAGTGATGTATATGATATTCTTACCCACCTGACCTTTTTATACATTGAGGCCGAAAAAATCCGCTATAACAGTACAGACAGCAAAGGTCGCATCCATCTCAATTGGAGGAGATTGGAAAATATCGTTAAAAAGGAGGAAAACAGTGAGCCGTTTGATAAGGAAGCTGCGTGCTCTTATCTCAGCCACCTTACCGGTAGGACGTTTGATGAAGCCCAGCAAGCCATTCGGAAATTTGAAGCCAGCAATAATTCCAATAGCCTATTTTCGATCGTTTATCATTTGGGTAAATTATCCATGGACGAATCCATGCACAATATTGACCGGGAAATAAGCTTTTCGGCCACCTTACGAGAGCGCATTGGCCATCATTTTTATGGAGAAATGTGGGCTCATAATATCAAAGCCATCCTCGATGAAAACAACTTGTTGCATCGGCCCATACACATTATCAGCGCCAATTTGCACAGTGTCCTGAATACCATTTATGGCCACCAAGCACTGGGATTAAAGGATTTTGACGCCCTTGAAAAAGTGGTACAGGAGATAAGTCTCAACAAGAAAAACAACAAAGCTGAACAAATCATCTCCTATGCCCGCAAGCATGGATATATCGAAGTACCTGATCTATCCGGGACCAATATCGGTGCCCAGATCATCGACACGGCCAAGATGACTTCATCAACTTTAATTCCCGAAGTGGCGCTACCAACAGAAGCTTCCAAAAAGCCGGTGATTGTGGTGATGGATTATGCCTTTGGAGAACAGGCCTACGAGTGTTTTGATGAATTGCTTAAGCCATTTGAAACTGGCAAACAATCCATTCCGCTAGACGTCGTTTCTGCATCCATTATGGGCAAAGCAGGGATTCTTCAAGGGAACAAAGGCGACTTGATGATTCCGAATAGCCATGTCTTTGAGGGAACCGCGGATAATTACCCGTTTAAAAACCAATTGAAAGCAGCTGATTTTGAAGGGTATGGTTTAGGAGTTTACGAGGGGCCGATGATTACCGTCTTGGGCACATCCCTTCAAAATAAAGATGTGCTGAATTATTTCTTGGAGTCTTCCTGGAAGGCGATCGGACTGGAGATGGAAGGTGCCCACTATCAAAAAGCCCTTCAAGCGGCAAGTAAAATACGACGTAGCATTCGGAAAAATGTCAAAGTACTCTATGCCTATTACGCATCTGATAATCCACTGATGACGGGTAGTACCTTAGCATCGGGCAGTTTAGGCATCGAAGGGGTTAGGCCTACGTACTTGATCACTTATAAAATCTTGGAAAAGTTATTTCAATGA
- a CDS encoding class I SAM-dependent methyltransferase: MNKSSLIKELFSNIKTTGAVTFSSRYLVNKMLSFANFKGAKVIVELGGGDGSITRGIIERMDEDATLFVFEISEAFCKNLRRQFPQKNVNIICDSAGNMDEYLHGTGADLILSSLPFSLIPKEARMEIYKKSRSNLKESGYFIQICYSYLLKFQFANYFQCIQTAFTLRNFPPAFIMICN; the protein is encoded by the coding sequence ATGAATAAAAGTTCCTTAATAAAAGAACTATTTTCCAATATAAAAACTACTGGAGCAGTAACTTTTAGTTCCAGGTACTTGGTAAATAAAATGCTCTCCTTTGCGAATTTTAAAGGAGCCAAAGTAATCGTGGAGCTTGGGGGAGGAGATGGGAGCATTACGAGAGGAATCATCGAACGAATGGATGAGGACGCTACACTTTTTGTGTTTGAAATCAGTGAAGCATTTTGTAAAAACCTTCGACGACAATTTCCCCAAAAAAATGTAAATATCATCTGTGACTCTGCAGGAAACATGGACGAATACTTGCATGGGACGGGTGCCGATCTGATCCTTTCTTCCTTACCTTTTAGTTTGATTCCAAAGGAAGCCCGGATGGAGATTTACAAAAAGAGCCGCTCCAATTTGAAAGAAAGTGGTTATTTCATCCAAATCTGTTATAGTTACCTGTTAAAATTCCAGTTTGCCAATTATTTTCAGTGCATTCAGACGGCATTTACACTTAGGAATTTCCCGCCGGCTTTTATCATGATCTGCAACTAG
- a CDS encoding CIS tube protein gives MSEGKLEKLRIVAYKDSKFTDEVDNGEFTTLLNPEKYKFQYRVEQNEDQAAGTSSAPIRFNKILPQTLELDFLFDRTGVIAGYEATENGVIDDVAHFKKIVYEYNGEKHKPNYLMITWGSLLFKGYLKEMDIEYKLFRPDGTPIRAMITAKVGEFVEEELRTAQENNQSPDLTHYRMVKDGDTLPLMTYRIYGDSKYYLEVAKANGLTNFRNLKTGTELRFPPLQKQKQ, from the coding sequence ATGAGTGAAGGAAAACTGGAAAAATTGAGAATTGTCGCTTACAAGGATTCCAAGTTCACGGATGAAGTCGATAATGGAGAGTTCACGACGCTGCTCAATCCCGAAAAATACAAATTTCAGTACCGGGTGGAACAGAACGAGGATCAAGCAGCAGGCACCAGTTCTGCTCCCATTCGCTTCAATAAAATCCTTCCGCAGACCCTGGAGCTAGACTTCCTTTTTGACCGTACGGGGGTTATCGCCGGATACGAGGCAACTGAGAACGGCGTCATTGACGATGTGGCACATTTCAAAAAGATTGTCTACGAATACAACGGTGAAAAGCACAAACCCAATTACCTGATGATCACTTGGGGGAGCCTTCTGTTTAAAGGTTACCTCAAGGAAATGGACATTGAGTACAAACTTTTTAGACCCGATGGTACACCTATCCGGGCCATGATTACGGCCAAGGTAGGTGAGTTTGTAGAAGAGGAATTGCGAACGGCACAGGAAAACAATCAATCTCCGGATTTGACCCATTATAGAATGGTCAAGGATGGAGACACCTTGCCGCTCATGACCTACAGGATATATGGTGATAGCAAATACTACCTGGAAGTGGCAAAGGCGAATGGGCTGACCAATTTCAGAAACTTAAAAACAGGTACAGAACTTAGATTTCCACCACTACAAAAGCAGAAACAATGA
- a CDS encoding PA0069 family radical SAM protein, translating to MSDDIFKGRGSKITPENPYLKRKEVVEHVEGLDAEKHTVRPVTKFYREHAKNGLSTNNSPDLPLNYSVNPYQGCEHGCIYCYARNSHQYWGFDAGLGFETNIVVKHDIDLVLRKQFEAKNYRPQTIMLSGNTDCYQPAEKRYELTRKVLELCLAVGHPVSVITKNSLIQRDEGVLSALAKKNLVHVYFSVNHLSPRLKASLEPRTATAQKKFALIRRFSELGIPCGVMVAPIIPALNNQDIPEIIRKSAEAGALAAGYTVVRLNGQVKDVFKAWIREVYPDRADKVLHQIEQVHGGKVNDTTWGRRIKGDGPLASMIGQIFSSAKGKYLAGRTMPALDFSHFNANGQMRLF from the coding sequence ATGAGTGATGATATATTTAAAGGCAGGGGATCCAAAATCACACCCGAAAATCCGTACCTAAAGCGGAAAGAGGTGGTCGAGCACGTGGAAGGGCTTGATGCAGAAAAGCATACGGTAAGGCCGGTTACCAAATTTTACAGGGAACATGCCAAGAATGGATTAAGTACAAACAACAGTCCTGATTTGCCGCTAAATTATTCTGTAAATCCCTATCAAGGTTGTGAGCACGGGTGCATTTACTGTTATGCGCGAAATTCACACCAGTATTGGGGATTTGACGCGGGGTTGGGTTTTGAAACCAATATCGTCGTCAAGCACGATATCGATCTGGTATTACGAAAACAGTTTGAAGCCAAAAACTACCGGCCACAGACCATCATGCTTTCGGGTAATACCGACTGTTATCAGCCTGCTGAAAAGCGCTATGAATTGACCAGAAAGGTGCTGGAATTATGCCTTGCCGTAGGCCACCCAGTCAGTGTGATCACCAAAAACAGTTTGATACAGCGAGATGAAGGAGTTTTAAGTGCATTGGCCAAGAAAAATCTAGTGCATGTGTATTTTTCGGTTAATCACTTGAGCCCAAGGTTAAAGGCAAGTCTTGAGCCGCGGACAGCGACTGCCCAGAAGAAATTTGCCCTGATCCGTCGGTTTAGCGAATTGGGGATTCCCTGTGGCGTGATGGTGGCGCCTATCATTCCGGCGCTAAACAATCAAGATATCCCAGAGATCATACGGAAAAGTGCTGAAGCAGGAGCTTTGGCAGCCGGCTATACCGTGGTAAGACTGAATGGACAGGTTAAGGATGTGTTTAAAGCTTGGATCAGAGAGGTATATCCCGACCGAGCCGATAAGGTCCTTCACCAAATCGAACAAGTCCATGGTGGCAAGGTAAACGATACGACATGGGGAAGAAGAATCAAGGGTGACGGACCGTTGGCCAGCATGATTGGGCAAATTTTTTCCAGTGCAAAAGGGAAGTACCTTGCCGGCAGAACCATGCCTGCCTTGGATTTTTCCCACTTTAATGCGAATGGACAGATGAGACTATTTTAA
- a CDS encoding DUF4255 domain-containing protein, which produces MIFEVLKIVAGEINQYFSELEMDDSEVILENVSMIDSQQDVAESLKNKLILSMINLREEITMKNFPNHQIQEEMVNYKNPKLNLNLFLIFCANRSVYKKSLSDLSRILEFFQHKKVFTQSNTAFDRELDEMSGIRDFRFTMELFTPTFEELNYIWGTLGGRQLPSVFYRLNLVQIDRDMTLSQQGVITEISRNYHQQ; this is translated from the coding sequence ATGATTTTTGAAGTACTAAAAATAGTAGCTGGTGAAATAAACCAGTATTTCAGTGAACTGGAAATGGATGATTCCGAAGTCATTTTGGAGAACGTCTCCATGATTGATTCCCAACAAGACGTGGCTGAGTCCCTTAAAAACAAGTTAATCTTATCCATGATTAACTTAAGGGAGGAAATTACCATGAAAAATTTCCCCAACCATCAGATTCAAGAAGAGATGGTCAACTATAAAAATCCAAAGCTCAACCTGAATCTCTTTTTGATTTTTTGTGCCAATCGGTCGGTTTATAAAAAATCTCTGAGTGATCTATCCAGAATCTTAGAATTTTTTCAGCATAAAAAAGTCTTTACACAATCCAATACCGCTTTTGATCGGGAATTGGATGAAATGAGCGGCATCAGGGATTTTCGATTTACCATGGAACTGTTTACCCCGACTTTTGAGGAGTTGAACTATATATGGGGTACCCTTGGCGGCAGGCAGTTGCCTTCAGTATTTTACAGGTTGAACCTTGTTCAAATTGACAGAGATATGACGCTTTCACAGCAAGGTGTCATTACAGAAATAAGTAGAAACTACCATCAGCAATGA
- a CDS encoding phage tail protein yields the protein MSYPLSKFHFSVEWGGTKIGFTEVSGLDVETEIIEYRHGASPEYSKIKMPGMQKFSNITLKRGTFKSDNEFYDWYNTINLNKVDRRDLTISLLNEEHEPVVTWKIKNAWPLKVQSTDLKGDGNEVAIESMELAHEGLTIQNE from the coding sequence ATGAGCTATCCATTATCAAAGTTCCATTTTTCAGTAGAATGGGGAGGAACAAAAATCGGATTTACGGAAGTATCTGGATTGGATGTCGAAACCGAAATCATCGAATATAGACATGGTGCCAGTCCTGAATATAGTAAAATCAAAATGCCTGGAATGCAAAAGTTTTCCAACATTACCTTAAAACGGGGCACTTTCAAAAGTGATAATGAATTTTACGATTGGTATAACACCATCAACCTCAATAAAGTAGACAGGAGAGACCTTACCATCAGCCTGCTCAATGAAGAGCATGAGCCTGTAGTCACCTGGAAAATAAAAAATGCCTGGCCACTCAAAGTGCAGTCTACCGATTTGAAGGGAGACGGAAATGAAGTGGCTATTGAATCCATGGAGCTGGCGCATGAGGGACTGACCATCCAAAATGAATAA
- a CDS encoding DUF5908 family protein — translation MPIEIKELHIKITVDEGKSSTGSSSSTAGQQAIISQCVEQVMEVLESKKER, via the coding sequence ATGCCCATTGAAATAAAAGAATTGCACATCAAAATCACCGTGGACGAAGGAAAATCTTCTACTGGTAGCTCCTCGTCGACAGCAGGACAGCAAGCGATCATATCGCAATGTGTAGAACAGGTGATGGAAGTGTTGGAAAGCAAAAAGGAAAGGTAA
- a CDS encoding DEAD/DEAH box helicase, whose product MTSNNFETFNFNESLQEGLDAMGFNKPTPIQQEAIPEILKGKDLIACAQTGTGKTAAFILPILHKIAEKGDNQFNTLIIAPTRELAIQIDQQIQGLAYFVGVSSIAIYGGGDGLVWEQQKKALEHGTEIVVATPGRLIALLAGGKIKLDTLEHLVLDEADRMLDMGFSDDILKIINYLPKNRQTVLFSATMPPKIRQFSKKIVTDPHEINIAISKTAEGVTQRIYMAHDSQKESLLEHILTQKNYEAVIVFASTKDKVKSIFKTLKKKFKVEAFHSDLSQEERETIMSNFKNKTLKILIGTDIISRGIDVEGIELVINYDTPSDPEDYVHRVGRTARADKKGEAITFVNEKDLFKLHKTQNLIGLEIPRVDLPEELGTGPEYREPNARKGNAPSKGNFKKGTQKKQKPRNPRKNVQNKATQTSKDSPKPNAKKPASSSKENGQQSGKFRTRRNVTD is encoded by the coding sequence ATGACATCAAATAATTTCGAAACTTTTAATTTCAATGAATCCCTTCAGGAGGGATTGGATGCAATGGGATTTAATAAGCCCACCCCCATCCAACAAGAGGCGATTCCAGAAATACTTAAAGGAAAGGACTTAATAGCCTGTGCTCAGACGGGTACGGGAAAGACCGCTGCATTTATCCTGCCCATTTTGCATAAGATCGCAGAAAAGGGAGACAATCAGTTCAATACACTCATTATTGCCCCGACTCGGGAATTGGCGATCCAAATCGACCAGCAAATTCAAGGGCTTGCCTATTTTGTGGGTGTCAGCTCTATAGCGATTTATGGCGGTGGAGACGGGTTGGTTTGGGAGCAACAAAAAAAGGCATTGGAGCACGGTACCGAAATCGTCGTGGCCACACCCGGCAGGCTTATTGCGTTGCTGGCAGGGGGAAAGATAAAACTGGATACCTTGGAGCATTTGGTATTGGATGAAGCGGATAGAATGCTAGATATGGGATTTTCAGATGATATCTTAAAAATCATCAACTATCTCCCCAAAAACCGGCAAACAGTATTGTTTTCTGCCACCATGCCACCAAAGATCCGTCAATTCAGCAAAAAAATTGTGACCGACCCCCATGAAATCAATATCGCCATCAGTAAGACGGCTGAAGGGGTAACCCAAAGGATTTACATGGCTCATGACAGCCAAAAGGAAAGTCTTTTGGAGCATATTCTGACACAGAAAAACTATGAAGCGGTCATTGTCTTTGCTTCCACCAAAGATAAAGTGAAGAGTATTTTCAAAACCTTAAAAAAGAAATTCAAAGTAGAGGCATTTCATTCTGACCTTAGCCAAGAGGAACGGGAGACGATCATGTCCAACTTTAAAAACAAAACACTCAAAATACTCATTGGAACGGATATTATCTCCAGAGGAATCGATGTGGAAGGCATAGAGTTAGTGATTAATTACGACACGCCCAGCGATCCTGAAGACTACGTCCACCGTGTGGGCAGAACCGCCAGGGCTGACAAAAAAGGGGAGGCCATCACATTTGTGAATGAAAAGGACCTGTTCAAACTTCATAAAACACAAAATCTTATTGGGCTGGAAATTCCCCGTGTGGATTTACCGGAGGAATTGGGTACAGGACCGGAATATCGAGAACCAAACGCTAGAAAAGGGAATGCACCATCAAAGGGTAATTTTAAAAAGGGAACCCAGAAAAAACAAAAGCCCAGAAATCCGAGAAAGAACGTGCAAAACAAGGCAACCCAAACCAGCAAGGATTCACCTAAACCAAATGCAAAAAAACCAGCTTCCTCCAGCAAAGAAAATGGACAACAATCTGGAAAATTCAGAACAAGGCGTAATGTAACTGACTAG
- a CDS encoding phage tail protein has translation MATYYPPLSFHFLVEFTGIDSKTQDHEFQSVSGLSVDIETEEIAEGGENRFKHKFPVKTKYPNLVLKRGVLVDSNVISWCRDAIENFEFKPIDLTVKLLNEEHEPLMTWNVVHAYPVKWSVEDFNAQESKMAIESVELSYNYFKSIT, from the coding sequence ATGGCTACGTACTATCCACCATTAAGCTTCCATTTTCTGGTAGAGTTTACCGGTATAGACTCCAAGACCCAAGACCATGAATTTCAATCGGTATCGGGGTTGTCGGTAGATATTGAGACAGAAGAAATAGCTGAAGGTGGCGAGAATCGTTTTAAGCACAAATTTCCTGTGAAAACAAAGTATCCTAACCTGGTTTTAAAGCGCGGGGTATTGGTGGATTCCAATGTGATTTCATGGTGTCGTGATGCCATAGAGAATTTTGAATTCAAGCCCATTGACCTCACGGTAAAGCTGCTTAATGAAGAACATGAACCGTTGATGACTTGGAATGTGGTCCATGCTTATCCTGTCAAATGGAGTGTAGAGGATTTCAATGCCCAAGAAAGTAAGATGGCCATAGAATCAGTAGAATTATCTTATAACTATTTCAAATCCATTACCTGA
- a CDS encoding phage tail sheath family protein, with amino-acid sequence MATSYKTPGVYIEEITKFPPSVAQVETAIPAFIGYTEFAKTKPQVESNDLTLKPKRISSLLEYTIYFGMGQNEQGISVKLTDSLVNGEETRTINVPEPTIKSPYLMYYSLQMYFANGGGPCYIVSVGTYDEWSDESTPPTIAFNELNAGLSAVRKEDEPTLLLFPDATNLASDDDFYALYNNALMQCNDLQDRFTILDTFSDQTYNNGTEDVEPIPALRNGINLTKDYLKYGAAYYPFIQTIINYQYRTDEIVIDHISYNPNAIATAMENLNAVNGPTALPATITALRDISGANIAGKILDTVAFMHDGTDGFGIGGTFATNSVKVNDFAALVESLLVSLNELVEAKSQINKDANAAIASAEEDNTIKTAIADALTTFNVDFEGDDKIESTTDNLQELLIKIKQADTNTKVENILTANTLNFSDELEKLLTYDVAAGTTASITLDLFANIETNLAAIITAVDAAEPIDVNNGRLNGRLLSDIEPLDNATFNTILAEINAHRVILPPSAAMAGAYARVDNDRGVWKSPANIGLNYVSKPTVPISHEDQESMNIHGTGKSINAIRTFVGKGTLVWGARTLAGNDNEWRYISVRRFFNMAEESIKKATEQFVFEPNDGNTWVRVRAMIENFLTLQWRAGALAGAKPEHAFYVRVGLGQTMTSLDILEGRMNVEIGLAVVRPAEFIILKFSHKMQES; translated from the coding sequence ATGGCAACATCATATAAAACACCAGGTGTTTACATAGAGGAAATTACGAAATTCCCCCCTTCTGTAGCACAAGTAGAAACTGCGATTCCGGCCTTTATAGGGTATACGGAATTCGCCAAGACCAAGCCACAGGTGGAGTCAAATGACCTCACCTTAAAGCCCAAACGCATATCATCGCTATTGGAGTACACCATTTATTTTGGCATGGGCCAAAATGAACAAGGCATTTCGGTCAAACTAACCGACTCTCTGGTAAATGGTGAAGAAACAAGGACCATAAATGTTCCGGAACCCACTATAAAATCTCCCTATCTCATGTACTATTCTCTCCAGATGTATTTTGCGAACGGAGGAGGGCCATGCTACATTGTATCCGTGGGGACCTATGATGAGTGGAGTGATGAAAGTACACCCCCAACCATTGCTTTCAATGAACTGAATGCAGGGCTTTCCGCCGTCAGGAAGGAAGATGAACCTACCTTGTTACTGTTTCCTGATGCAACCAACTTGGCGAGTGATGATGATTTTTATGCGCTCTATAACAACGCATTAATGCAATGTAATGACCTTCAGGACAGGTTTACTATCCTGGACACTTTTAGTGACCAAACCTATAACAATGGTACCGAGGATGTGGAGCCCATTCCGGCCTTAAGGAACGGGATCAATCTCACCAAGGATTACCTGAAGTATGGAGCGGCTTACTACCCCTTTATTCAGACCATTATAAATTACCAATATCGTACGGATGAGATTGTCATCGACCATATTTCTTATAACCCAAATGCCATCGCTACGGCAATGGAAAATTTGAATGCTGTAAATGGGCCTACTGCGCTACCGGCCACCATCACCGCACTTAGGGATATTTCTGGAGCAAATATCGCTGGAAAAATACTAGATACGGTGGCCTTTATGCATGATGGAACAGATGGGTTTGGGATAGGGGGAACCTTCGCCACCAATTCAGTTAAAGTCAATGATTTTGCTGCCCTGGTGGAAAGCTTGCTCGTTTCTTTGAATGAGCTGGTGGAAGCCAAATCGCAGATCAACAAAGACGCCAATGCCGCTATTGCATCAGCAGAAGAAGATAACACCATTAAGACGGCAATCGCCGATGCCTTGACCACGTTTAATGTTGATTTTGAAGGAGATGATAAAATCGAATCGACCACCGATAATCTTCAGGAACTCCTCATCAAGATAAAACAGGCCGATACCAACACCAAAGTAGAAAATATCCTGACAGCCAATACCCTAAATTTCTCGGATGAACTGGAAAAACTATTGACTTATGATGTAGCTGCAGGAACGACGGCCTCCATTACACTTGATCTTTTCGCCAATATTGAAACCAATTTGGCAGCGATCATTACAGCTGTCGATGCTGCAGAACCTATTGATGTCAATAATGGAAGGCTTAATGGCAGGTTGTTAAGTGACATAGAGCCGCTCGATAATGCTACGTTCAATACCATATTGGCCGAAATCAATGCCCATAGGGTCATATTGCCGCCAAGTGCTGCCATGGCGGGAGCATATGCCAGGGTGGACAATGACCGTGGGGTATGGAAATCCCCAGCGAATATCGGACTGAATTACGTCTCCAAACCCACCGTACCCATTTCTCACGAGGACCAAGAATCCATGAACATTCATGGCACCGGCAAATCCATCAACGCCATTCGGACTTTTGTGGGCAAAGGAACGCTCGTTTGGGGCGCCAGGACCCTTGCGGGCAATGATAATGAATGGCGGTATATTTCCGTGAGACGCTTTTTTAATATGGCCGAAGAATCCATCAAAAAAGCCACGGAGCAGTTTGTCTTCGAACCCAATGACGGCAATACCTGGGTAAGGGTACGGGCCATGATCGAAAACTTCCTAACCCTTCAATGGAGAGCCGGAGCCTTGGCCGGAGCCAAGCCTGAACATGCATTCTATGTGCGGGTCGGATTAGGACAAACCATGACCAGCCTTGACATCTTGGAGGGCCGGATGAATGTGGAAATTGGCCTTGCCGTGGTAAGACCAGCGGAATTTATCATTCTTAAGTTTTCTCACAAAATGCAGGAATCCTAA